The Bombus fervidus isolate BK054 chromosome 6, iyBomFerv1, whole genome shotgun sequence genome contains a region encoding:
- the LOC139988409 gene encoding uncharacterized protein: MFCLKGRNSGDTKFREMLRQDDFGWWLSNEDDLKSPRSTRSKDRRSVGSSESMFSCIDSDDSESYVLAQEFKQECNGNYEKIELTSLINEDWDVNLIELDAIKKEADVAPFLAEDEIRCSDDSNPKSQDSHGTCYTPERLVRSQKYRILAPSPPYLSISQMRNIPDNPWKTSHCRHRLDYLIDSNQDGGMQMKTLTNPNAKEIVVPIIDLHRWKKYERVYNGDNGTINDKNETKTEDMSDYSSSLNVSDYSFSKRSSCERLNDTWDNSGKMETRNSSSGCSETTPFEDTSGIQSNDSSSNTHTSNMQSTPPLCLSDELATTNYKLDTTQRQRSTTNEVVSILEVLDTNPEKAMVLLEEDSFHDSTSSHDQLTRLALTIETDENMSGVLEKEHLIHLQDKIKKLQASNKDICRDISNLRKNFKCDEQKMADISSNTSKLRQDVHDLRYLDDLLNLLRGELERISKRNWPFVIGRIGHHTEEMNLIV, encoded by the exons ATGTTTTGtctaaaaggaagaaacagtGGCGATACGAAGTTTAGAGAGATGTTGAGACAGGATGATTTTGGATGGTGGTTGAGCAACGAGGACGATCTAAAATCGCCTAGATCAACTCGCAGTAAAGATCGTCGGTCGGTGGGATCGTCCGAATCGATGTTTTCCTGCATAGATTCTGACGATAGCGAAAGTTATGTCCTTGCACAGGAATTCAAACAAGAATGCAACGGTAATTACGAGAAAATAGAACTTAcgtcgttaattaacgaagatTGGGACGTGAATCTTATCGAGCTAGATGCGATCAAGAAAGAAGCG GACGTCGCGCCATTTCTAGCGGAAGACGAGATACGATGTTCGGACGATTCGAACCCGAAGTCGCAGGACTCGCACGGCACGTGCTACACACCGGAAAGGCTGGTCAGATCTCAGAAGTACCGAATACTAGCGCCGTCGCCCCCCTACTTGTCGATCTCTCAAATGAGAAACATACCAGATAATCCATGGAAGACGTCTCACTGCCGCCACCGATTGGACTATCTTATCGACTCCAACCAAGATG GTGGAATGCAAATGAAAACTTTGACGAATCCCAATGCGAAGGAAATAGTGGTACCGATAATCGACTTGCATCGTTGGAAAAAATATGAACGAGTCTATAACGGGGACAACGGGacgataaacgataaaaacgaaacgaaaacggAAGACATGTCCGATTATTCAAGCAGCCTGAACGTGTCCGATTATTCGTTCAGCAAGAGATCCAGTTGCGAGAGATTGAATGACACATGGGATAACAGTGGCAAGATGGAGACACGCAACTCTTCCAGCGGTTGCTCTGAAACGACTCCGTTCGAAGACACTTCCGGTATCCAGAGCAAcgattccagctccaatacaCACACCTCGAATATGCAAAGCACTCCTCCTCTCTGTCTCAGTGACGAGTTGGCAACAACGAATTACAAGCTCGATACTACACAG AGACAACGTTCTACTACCAATGAGGTGGTATCGATTCTTGAAGTACTCGACACAAATCCCGAGAAAGCTATGGTTCTTCTTGAGGAAGATAGTTTTCACGACAGCACGTCCTCACACGATCAATTGACCAGGCTGGCCTTGACCATTGAAACGGATGAGAATATGTCGGGAGTTCTCGAGAAAGAACATTTAATTCATCTTCAagacaaaataaagaaacttcAAGCTAGCAACAAAGACATTTGTCGAGACATATCTAATCTTCGAAAGAACTTTAAA TGTGACGAACAGAAAATGGCAGACATCTCGTCCAATACCAGCAAACTACGACAGGACGTACATGATCTGCGATATCTCGACGACCTTCTGAATCTCTTACGGGGAGAATTGGAAAGGATCTCGAAAAGAAATTGGCCATTTGTTATAGGACGTATAGGACATCATACGGAGGAAATGAATCTCATCGTGTGA